One Camelina sativa cultivar DH55 chromosome 3, Cs, whole genome shotgun sequence genomic window carries:
- the LOC104777196 gene encoding bystin, which yields MAKKRDRIVNTQPFISDDASVASSRKRSKVPKTHQKQEKLIEAGMSSKIMKQALAQQKEVADEENAERNLRSAAFAVAGAATAGEEKRVLEEEEADDIDEFDGNFDTQSQFDKQEEINEEDEKLFESFLNKNAPPQRTLADIIIKKIKDSDADLAEEERPDPKMDPAITKLYKGVGKFMSEYTVGKIPKAFKLITSMEHWEDILYLTEPEKWSPNALYQATRIFASNLKDTQVRRFYNYVLLPRVREDIRKHKKLHFSLYQSLKKSLFKPSAFNQGILFPLCKSGTCNLREAVIVGSILEKCSIPMLHSCVALHKLAEMDYCGTTSYFVKVLLEKKYCMPYRVLDALVAHFMRFVDDIRVMPVIWHQSLLTFVQRYKYELLKEDKEHLQTLLQRQKHHLVTPEIQRELKGSRNRGEKEDPMLDNFVPVPAKEDRFDIPEVPMEED from the exons ATGGCGAAGAAGCGAGATCGAATTGTCAACACTCAGCCTTTTATCTCCGATGACGCCTCCGTTGCTTCTTCCAGGAAACGATCAAAGGTTCCTAAAACCCATCAGAAGCAAGAGAAG TTGATTGAAGCTGGTATGAGCTCGAAGATCATGAAGCAAGCTCTTGCCCAGCAAAAGGAAGTTGCAGATGAAGAGAACGCCGAGAGAAACCTTCGCAGCGCCGCTTTTGCTGTTGCTGGCGCTGCTACTGCgggagaggagaagagagtgctggaggaggaagaagcagatgatattgatgaatttgatggAAACTTTGATACTCAGAGCCAATTCGATAAACAA GAGGAGATCAATGAGGAAGATGAGAAGTTGTTTGAGTCATTCTTAAATAAGAATGCTCCTCCTCAGCGTACTCTCGCTGATATCattattaagaaaatcaaagataGTGATGCTGATTTGGCTGAAG AGGAGCGTCCTGATCCTAAAATGGATCCTGCCATTACTAAATTATATAAAGG TGTTGGCAAGTTTATGAGTGAGTATACAGTTGGGAAAATTCCCAAGGCATTTAAGCTTATTACTTCAATGGAACACTGGGAGGATATATTATACTTGACCGAGCCAGAGAAATGGTCACCTAACGCTTTGTACCAAGCCACAAGAATCTTTGCTTCCAACTTGAAAGACACACAAGTTCGACGGTTTTATAACTATGTTTTACTTCCGCGAGTGAGAGAGGATATTAGGAAGCACAAGAAGCTGCATTTTTCTCTGTACCAGTCTTTAAAGAAGTCCCTGTTCAAGCCTAGTGCCTTCAATCAAGGGATACTATTCCCTCTTTGTAAG TCGGGGACATGCAATCTCAGAGAAGCTGTAATTGTAGGGAGCATTCTTGAAAAGTGTTCGATCCCTATGCTCCACTCATG TGTTGCCTTGCACAAGCTGGCTGAGATGGATTACTGTGGCACAACAAG TTACTTTGTTAAAGTTCTTTTGGAGAAGAAATATTGTATGCCGTACCGAGTACTTGACGCATTAGTTGCTCACTTCATGAGATTTGTCGATGATATAAGAGTTATGCCTGTGATTTGGCACCAGTCTCTTCTTACCTTTGTGCAACG GTACAAGTATGAATTActaaaagaagacaaagaacatCTCCAAACTCTCCTCCAGAGGCAAAAGCATCACCTT GTAACTCCTGAGATTCAGAGAGAGCTTAAGGGTAGCAGAAACCGTGGAGAGAAAGAAGATCCTATGTTGGATAATT TTGTCCCAGTACCAGCTAAAGAAGACAGGTTTGACATTCCTGAAGTACCAATGGAAGAggactga
- the LOC104777195 gene encoding rop guanine nucleotide exchange factor 14-like isoform X2: protein MITYDGLETCIINNQSYEEESGTSRGDGCLTDSLDDDAFSSCSSSKDASSSFSSKWLPMKNDEQSCDGLSLSGRSQHFDAKEKKKPGYAYCHLDVEAMKERFSKLLLGEDVTGGCKGIQVALALSNAVTHLATSIFGELWKLEPLCEEKKQKWRREMDWLLSPTNYMIELVPSKQNDANGRSLEIMTPKARADIHMNLPALQKLDSMLIETLDSMVNTEFWYSEIGSRAEGKNKSTSESKRWWLPSPQVPKPGLSNSGRKKLLDKGKVVYQVFKATKAINENVLLEMPVPDVIKEAIPKSGKNSLGDELYKMLALESATVDEILISLKLGTEHAALETVNKLESAIFAWKEKITEQGSNGKSPVRAAWSFSKDPTSEISRNDSILNRAKALRNQIKTKYPNLPHSFLDATKIQYGKDIGHAVLEAYSRTLANLAFRILSRMGEILKEDYLSNPNSPAPPSCFLNSRDPYRTPERPLLSSRVRHSLTEDMNKADGTETGLDFLFADTKASSVNTTPSRSSRLWCLSKVPSDASP, encoded by the exons ATGATTACATACGATGGCTTGGAAACTTGTATTATCAACAACCAATCATATGAAGAAGAGAGTGGAACAAGTCGAGGAGATGGATGCCTTACTGATTCGTTGGATGATGATGCGTTTTCTAGCTGTTCATCAAGCAAAGATGCCTCCagttctttttcttccaaatggTTACCGATGAAGAATGATGAACAGAGTTGCGATGGTTTGAGCTTATCTGGAAGGTCTCAACATTTTGATgctaaggagaagaagaaaccaggCTATGCCTACTGCCATCTTGATGTGGAAGCTATGAAGGAGAGATTTTCTAAGCTGTTGCTCGGCGAAGATGTCACAGGGGGATGTAAGGGTATCCAAGTAGCTTTGGCTTTGTCAAATGCTGTAACACATCTTGCTA CGTCTATTTTTGGCGAGCTATGGAAACTGGAACCATTGTGTgaggagaagaagcagaaatGGAGAAGGGAAATGGATTGGTTACTTTCTCCAACTAACTACATGATTGAGTTAGTCCCTTCTAAGCAAAATGATGCCAATGGAAGATCACTTGAG ATAATGACCCCAAAAGCTCGTGCGGACATTCATATGAATCTCCCAGCTCTTCAGAAATTGGACTCCATGCTAATT GAGACACTAGATTCTATGGTGAACACAGAGTTTTGGTATTCTGAGATTGGTAGTAGAGCTGAGGGGAAGAACAAGAGTACAAGTGAGAGCAAGAGATGGTGGCTCCCGTCGCCACAAGTTCCCAAACCAGGGCTCTCTAACTCAGGAAGGAAGAAATTGCTTGACAAAGGCAAAGTTGTATATCAAGTCTTCAAAGCTACAAAAGCCATTAATGAAAACGTTCTTCTTGAAATGCCAGTACCTGATGTCATCAAGGAAGCAATACCCAAA TCTGGAAAGAACAGCCTCGGTGATGAGCTGTACAAGATGTTGGCTTTGGAATCTGCCACAGTAGATGAAATCTTGATATCTCTCAAGCTGGGAACTGAGCATGCAGCTCTGGAGACAGTTAACAAGTTAGAATCTGCTATATTTGCATGGAAAGAAAAGATTACAGAACAAGGCAGCAACGGTAAATCCCCTGTACGAGCAGCTTGGTCATTTTCTAAAGATCCAACGTCTGAAATTAGTCGCAATGATTCAATCTTGAACCGAGCTAAAGCGCTTAGAAATCAGATCAAAACCAAATACCCTAATCTCCCTCACTCGTTTCTTGATGCCACAAAGATCCAATATGGCAAG GACATTGGTCATGCGGTTCTTGAGGCATATTCCCGAACACTTGCGAATCTAGCATTCAGGATTCTTTCAAGAATGGGAGAAATCTTGAAAGAAGATTATTTAAGCAACCCCAACTCTCCTGCGCCACCGAGTTGCTTTCTTAACTCCCGTGACCCTTACAGAACACCTGAGAGGCCTTTGCTTTCGTCCCGTGTAAGGCATTCTTTAACAGAAGACATGAACAAAGCTGATGGGACAGAGActggtttagattttttgtttgcCGATACTAAGGCCAGTTCAGTGAATACAACTCCAAGTAGAAGC
- the LOC104777195 gene encoding rop guanine nucleotide exchange factor 14-like isoform X1, producing the protein MMLMRRRLACCSREREISIDFDEQDRMITYDGLETCIINNQSYEEESGTSRGDGCLTDSLDDDAFSSCSSSKDASSSFSSKWLPMKNDEQSCDGLSLSGRSQHFDAKEKKKPGYAYCHLDVEAMKERFSKLLLGEDVTGGCKGIQVALALSNAVTHLATSIFGELWKLEPLCEEKKQKWRREMDWLLSPTNYMIELVPSKQNDANGRSLEIMTPKARADIHMNLPALQKLDSMLIETLDSMVNTEFWYSEIGSRAEGKNKSTSESKRWWLPSPQVPKPGLSNSGRKKLLDKGKVVYQVFKATKAINENVLLEMPVPDVIKEAIPKSGKNSLGDELYKMLALESATVDEILISLKLGTEHAALETVNKLESAIFAWKEKITEQGSNGKSPVRAAWSFSKDPTSEISRNDSILNRAKALRNQIKTKYPNLPHSFLDATKIQYGKDIGHAVLEAYSRTLANLAFRILSRMGEILKEDYLSNPNSPAPPSCFLNSRDPYRTPERPLLSSRVRHSLTEDMNKADGTETGLDFLFADTKASSVNTTPSRSSRLWCLSKVPSDASP; encoded by the exons ATGATGCTGATGAGAAGAAGGTTGGCTTGCTGTAGTAGAGAGAGGGAGATTAGCATCGATTTCGATGAACAAGATA GAATGATTACATACGATGGCTTGGAAACTTGTATTATCAACAACCAATCATATGAAGAAGAGAGTGGAACAAGTCGAGGAGATGGATGCCTTACTGATTCGTTGGATGATGATGCGTTTTCTAGCTGTTCATCAAGCAAAGATGCCTCCagttctttttcttccaaatggTTACCGATGAAGAATGATGAACAGAGTTGCGATGGTTTGAGCTTATCTGGAAGGTCTCAACATTTTGATgctaaggagaagaagaaaccaggCTATGCCTACTGCCATCTTGATGTGGAAGCTATGAAGGAGAGATTTTCTAAGCTGTTGCTCGGCGAAGATGTCACAGGGGGATGTAAGGGTATCCAAGTAGCTTTGGCTTTGTCAAATGCTGTAACACATCTTGCTA CGTCTATTTTTGGCGAGCTATGGAAACTGGAACCATTGTGTgaggagaagaagcagaaatGGAGAAGGGAAATGGATTGGTTACTTTCTCCAACTAACTACATGATTGAGTTAGTCCCTTCTAAGCAAAATGATGCCAATGGAAGATCACTTGAG ATAATGACCCCAAAAGCTCGTGCGGACATTCATATGAATCTCCCAGCTCTTCAGAAATTGGACTCCATGCTAATT GAGACACTAGATTCTATGGTGAACACAGAGTTTTGGTATTCTGAGATTGGTAGTAGAGCTGAGGGGAAGAACAAGAGTACAAGTGAGAGCAAGAGATGGTGGCTCCCGTCGCCACAAGTTCCCAAACCAGGGCTCTCTAACTCAGGAAGGAAGAAATTGCTTGACAAAGGCAAAGTTGTATATCAAGTCTTCAAAGCTACAAAAGCCATTAATGAAAACGTTCTTCTTGAAATGCCAGTACCTGATGTCATCAAGGAAGCAATACCCAAA TCTGGAAAGAACAGCCTCGGTGATGAGCTGTACAAGATGTTGGCTTTGGAATCTGCCACAGTAGATGAAATCTTGATATCTCTCAAGCTGGGAACTGAGCATGCAGCTCTGGAGACAGTTAACAAGTTAGAATCTGCTATATTTGCATGGAAAGAAAAGATTACAGAACAAGGCAGCAACGGTAAATCCCCTGTACGAGCAGCTTGGTCATTTTCTAAAGATCCAACGTCTGAAATTAGTCGCAATGATTCAATCTTGAACCGAGCTAAAGCGCTTAGAAATCAGATCAAAACCAAATACCCTAATCTCCCTCACTCGTTTCTTGATGCCACAAAGATCCAATATGGCAAG GACATTGGTCATGCGGTTCTTGAGGCATATTCCCGAACACTTGCGAATCTAGCATTCAGGATTCTTTCAAGAATGGGAGAAATCTTGAAAGAAGATTATTTAAGCAACCCCAACTCTCCTGCGCCACCGAGTTGCTTTCTTAACTCCCGTGACCCTTACAGAACACCTGAGAGGCCTTTGCTTTCGTCCCGTGTAAGGCATTCTTTAACAGAAGACATGAACAAAGCTGATGGGACAGAGActggtttagattttttgtttgcCGATACTAAGGCCAGTTCAGTGAATACAACTCCAAGTAGAAGC